In the Streptomyces sp. 3214.6 genome, GATGATGGCCTGCCCGGCGATGGCGATGGCGTCGAGGGCGAAGGCGAGCAGGCTCCACAGGCCCAGGGCGATCTGGTGTGCCGCGATGTCGTCGTCCCCGAGTCGGGCTGCCACTGCGGTGGCGATCATCAGGATCGCCCGCAGCGAGAGCGTGCGGACCAGCAGAGGCACCCCGGCCTGGGCGGATGCCCTGATACCGGAGGCGTCGGGGCGCAGGGACGCGCCGTGGCGGCGGGCTCCCCGGATCACCACCGTGAGGTAGACAACGGCCATGGCGCACTGCGCGATGACGGTTCCCCAGGCGGAGCCGGCGATGCCGAGGTCCGCACCGTAGACGAGGCCGACGTTCAGGGCGGCATTGGTGATGAAGCCGGCGACGGCGACGTAGAGCGGTGTCCTCGTGTCCTGGAGTCCGCGCAGGACACCGGTCGCGGCCAGGACGACGAGCATGGCCGGTATCCCGAGTGCGGAGATGCGCAGATAGGTGGTCGCATAAGGGGCGGCCGTCTCCGAGGCGCCGAAGAGCTCCACGAGTGCCGGGGCGGTGGGCAGGACAGCCGCGATCACCGCGGCACCGAGCAGCAGCGCCAGCCAGATGCCGTCCATGCCCTGGCGGATGGCGGCCGGGAGGTCGCCGGCGCCCACCCGGCGCGCGACGCCGGCGGTGGTGGCGTAGGCGAGGAAGACGAAGACGCTGACGGCTGTCATGAGGAGTGCGGAGGCGACTCCCAGCCCGGCCAGTTGGGCGGTGCCCAGGTGGCCCACGATCGCGCTGTCGGCCATGACGAAGAGGGGCTCGGCGACGAGTGCGCCGAAGGCCGGTACGGCCAGTGCGACGATCTCTCGATCGTGCTGTCGCCGAGTGGCCCTGGGGGGCGCGGGAGCCTGTGTCATGGCCACCAATCTAATCGTCCACAGGTAAGAGATGCAATCGCATAGTGACCCTTACCTCGTCTGGCACTCCGTGTCCTCCGGCGCGCCGTTCGAAGGGATCTTGGCCCGACTGGGCAACTTTTTCTTCTGCACAGCCAGTGGATGGGGAACATGCAGGTCAGGGGTGCTTGGCAGGAAAAGACGAGGGCTTGTTCACAGCACTGTCCACCGGGTCGTGCACAGGTTTTGCGGAGTTCTCCACAGCATAGGGGCCGTCGTCCACATGGCCTGTGGATAACCAGATTGGCTGACGGTGCCCGCGGGCCTACCGTGGTCCGGCGCCCGCTCCGTCCGTCGGTCGAGAAAACCCTTACAAAACCGACGCGCCGCAACCGGAGTTGGGCCTCTCAGTTGTCAGTGCCGTGCCGTAGAAAAGAGACACGGCGAGGTCCGCTCGGCGGACGGGAGGAGGTGGCTCGGTTGAGCATTTCCGAGCCCTTGGACGACCCGTGGGCCGACAGCGGTCCCAGTGATCGTCTGCCCTCTTCCCGCCGGCGCGGTGACGGCGGGCGCGGCCGGGACGAACAGCATGATCGCGGCCGGGACAGCGGTGAGTGGGAAGGCGGGGGCACCGCCTTCGAGCGGGTACCGCCGCAGGACCTCGACGCCGAGCAGTCCGTCCTCGGCGGCATGCTCCTGTCCAAGGACGCCATCGCCGACGTGGTCGAGGTGCTCAAGGGCCACGACTTCTACAAGCCCGCGCACGAGACGATCTACCAGGCGATCCTCGACATCTACGCCAAGGGTGAGCCGGCCGACCCGATCACCATCGCCGCCGAGCTCACCAAACGCGGCGAGATCAACAAGGTCGGCGGC is a window encoding:
- a CDS encoding MATE family efflux transporter: MRLVAMTQAPAPPRATRRQHDREIVALAVPAFGALVAEPLFVMADSAIVGHLGTAQLAGLGVASALLMTAVSVFVFLAYATTAGVARRVGAGDLPAAIRQGMDGIWLALLLGAAVIAAVLPTAPALVELFGASETAAPYATTYLRISALGIPAMLVVLAATGVLRGLQDTRTPLYVAVAGFITNAALNVGLVYGADLGIAGSAWGTVIAQCAMAVVYLTVVIRGARRHGASLRPDASGIRASAQAGVPLLVRTLSLRAILMIATAVAARLGDDDIAAHQIALGLWSLLAFALDAIAIAGQAIIGRYLGADDAQGARDACSRMVEWGIAVGVVLGLLVVISRPLLLPLFTSDPAVKEAALPALLVVALAQPVCGIVFVLDGVLMGAGDGPYLAWAMVLTLAVFTPVALLVPVLGGGLTAVWGAMTLMMAVRMLTLWLRARSGRWVVTGATR